From the Eschrichtius robustus isolate mEscRob2 chromosome 19, mEscRob2.pri, whole genome shotgun sequence genome, the window TTTCACTCAAACATCAGATGGAGACGCACTACCGTGTCCACACAGGTATGGGCGCCCTGCCCTGTGTGAATTGTCTACCTCCTTCCAAACTCCAGTGGGCCCACTCCTAAGTCCCTCTCGAGTGTCTGGCTCCCCCGCAACGACCTTGCCCAGTTGCCCCAATCTACCCCTAGGCCAGCCTtcgttcctttcttctttccttcatggGTCTTCCCCTCCACCTGCCCTAGGAGAGAAGCCCTTCTCCTGTAGCCTCTGTCCCCAGCGCTCCCGGGACTTCTCAGCCATGACCAAGCACCTGCGGACGCACGGGGCCGCACCCTACCGCTGCCCTCTGTGCCAGGCCGGCTGCCCCAGCCTGGCCTCCATGCAGACGCACATGCGCGGCCACTCGCCCAGCCAGCTCCCGCCGGGATGGACCATTCGCTCCACCTTCCtctactcctcctcctcctcgaggCCATCTCGGGCCTCGACCTCTCCCTGTAGGCCCCCTTCCTCAACCACCTGACAGGGTGTCAGTAGCTTCTTTGGCTTCAGCCACCGTACAGAATAAAAGATGGGCCGGCGGGCCGGCTAGGCTTCTGACCTCGCACCGCGGCTACGGCAGCCTAGCAAACTCTGCTCCAAGAAGCGTCGCAGGAAGGGCGCCAAGAGCCGTCTCCCAGATGACCGCGGGCCACAGAAACCTGGGCCAGCGAGCCCGTGTGGGGTGAGGGCAGTGAAGTGTGCACGAGTGAAGGTTAACTGTGCGGGGACTGGCGGTTCATCACCAAAATAAAGAGTTTCCTGTGCCCTCCTCTCCGGACCAGAAAGCCGAGTCCGGACTTCAGCCTGCGCGCGGGGGACAGCCTTGCCCCTAGTCCTGTAGCGGCCCCTGGTGGTTCAGCGCGGCGGCCACCACCTCCGTCTCCCGGGGCTCCCTGTCCTTCCCCGGAGGCAGCGGGCCGCGAGGACTCGGCGTCCAGGCCGACTTAGTAGCAAGCCCTGTGGGGGGAGGCTGTCGGAACCCAAGTTACCCGTCCCTTCCACAGCAAGCAACTGCGCGCGGAGTCTGAGTCTGGGCCCCCAGCCGGGGGCTCGAGAGGAACGCGTGCTCCGCCCTGCTTTCGGCCACCCTCCTTCTTTCCTAGAGCACAAGAGCCGAAAGGCCGCAGCCTCTCCGGCATCTTCCCTCCAGGCTGTACGAAACGGCTGCCGGGTCGAGCTCCAAACTGAGACTAATCTTTTGCCGCCGCCCCTTACCCAGCCCACGCCTCCTGCAGTAGCGAACTTCATTTTCCAGTGTCTCTGGTGTTCCCAGGGTCCGAGGCCCACCGCACTCTGGGAGTGGTAGTTCACACGGGCCGCTGGCCTCGACAAGAGCAATGGGAGGAGTCTGGGACAAGAACCACATCTCCCGGCGGCCCCGGAGATCGCTTTCTGGGTCGGGTCAGGACCCCATAATCCCAGCTCTCGCGGCCCTAGTTCGCTGGGAAGGAGAGAGGCGCtcgaactacatttcccagaggcCCCATGCGCCTCATCCTCTCCCGCCGCGACGCGGGGGTCTCTGCGCTTCAGATGCGGTCTAAGGGTGACGGCCGGCCGGCCTCGGACTCCCGCTCCCGTGGTGCCCCGCGCGCGGCCGGCCCAGCCCCCGGCTCCCGCCAACCCGGCGGCGGCGCTGGTTGTTGTCGTgagccgccgccgccccgcccctcctctgctcccctcccccccggCCCTGCTTACGggccgcccctccccccgcctccccggCCCCTCTCACGGTGCcaagatggcggcggcggcgggcggcggcagTTGCCCCGGGCCTGGCTCCGCGCGGGGCCGCTTCCCGGGCCGGCCGCGGGGttctggcgggggcgggggccgcggCGGACGGGGCAGCGGGGCCGAAAGAGTGCGGGTAGCTCTGcggcgcggcggcggcgcggcgggGCCGGGCGGAGCCGAGCCCGGGGAGGACACGGCCCTGCTCCGTTTGCTGGGGCTCCGCCGGGGCCTGCGCCGGCTCCGCCGCCTGTGGGCCGGCCCGCGCATTcagcggggccggggccggggccggggccggggctgggcctggggcccGAGCCGGGACTGCCTGCTGGAGGAGGAGAGCAGTGACGGGGAGTCCGACGATGAGGTGAGGCAGTCGGAGGCGTCCCCAGCGCCGGGCGGGGCGGAGGCGGGGGGCTTCCAGGGGTCTGGGTGGCCCCGAGGGGTGGCGTGGGGAACCGTGGTCCTCAGGCCTCCTGAGGAGGGAAAGGGCCGTGGAAATAGGCATGGGAGGAGGTAGGCTGCACGGAGCTGTCGGAGGAGGAGGCCTCTGAAAGTGGATAGAGAAGCCCGGGGTGTAGCTGGGCACTTGGGCCCGAGGCTGGTTCTGCTGAAGTGTCTTGGGCTGATCTTTCTTGGTAGTTGGTAAATCCAGGGCAGGAGAGGTTTGGGCTAGGAGGCTGTGGAGACTGCACGCCCAACCGGTGGTTGACAGCAGCAGCGTGGCTCGAGTGGACCCCAGGCTAGGGCTCTCTGGGCTCTTACCTGCAGGCTGCCCCGCCCGGCCGCATAACCTCCGACACATCCCTGATTTCACCAGCGCCCcaattctccttctgacttaaaGTGGAGAGAGGGTAAAATGGTGGAGGGTTTCCTCTTGGGGGCACAGGTTGAAGAGAAATGGAATGCAGGATGAGACTGGGCACTCTAGCAGGTCTGAGTTCAATTCAGGATTTATCACCAGTCTCTCAGAAAAGGTAGGAAGGTGTGCGTTTTATTACTTAGGACAGTTTGTAGCCACTTGAGGACTCAGGGCAGATTATAATATGATAAACCGCTtgatacacgcacacacacacgcacacacaaacacacaccctgCTTGGGTGCCCCAATTCCCATTTTCATTCAGGAAGAAACTACAGTCCGAGAGGGTATAAGCAGAGGTTCCACTTTTTTCTCAGTGGGAGGATGAGGGAATCTGAGGATAGTGCCTACTGCCTGATCTGAGGAGACCCTCTTGTGTTCCCTTTGGACCAGTGAACCGCTGATGGCTGTGCTGGTGTGGTCTGGAActgggggtgcaggttcaaaATATCCTCTGCCTCCATCCCTAGGAGGAGaccatcttttcttttcccctcactttccagTCTTTTTAGTTCTTTTGTAAATAGGGATATGTTAAGGGGGAAGCTGGGGATATTCCTCGGAACCTGAGTCTCACATGAAATGAGGGCTTTGGCACTGACTGCTgtttctcccctccacccctggtCCCCTAAATCAGGAGTTTCAGGGTTTTCATTCAGATGAAGATGTGGCCCCCAGTTCCCTGCGCTCTGCGCTCCGATCCCAGCGAGGTGAGTGATGGGGAAACTCTACCTCTATAGCTTTACAGGAATGTTATTCTTGCTTTTCATGTCAGCTCTTCCCTGCTCAACTAGAGTCTTCATCAGTTACCAAGTGTGTTCTGTGTTCAAAGCTCAAGCTAGGCTGGGCTGTCGGGGAAACAGACAAGACttagtccctgccctcctggagtctTCCTCAGTCTGCAGGGCTACCTTGACCCATCTCCCCACACCTATTCTCCTTTTAGGTCGAGCCCCCCGAGGTCGGGGCCGCAAGCATAAGACGACCCCCCTTCCGCCTCCTCGCCTAGCAGATGTGGCTCCTACCCCCCCAAAGACTCCTGCCCGGAAACGGGGTGAGGAGGGCACAGAACGGATGGTGCAGGCACTGACTGAACTTCTCCGGCGGGCCCAGGCACCCCCAGCCCCCCGGAGCCGGGCATGTGAGTCCTCCACCCCCCGTCGGTCTCGGGGGCGGCCCCCAGGACGGTCAGCAGGCCCTTGCAGGAAGAAGCAGCAAGCAGTAGTGGTGGCAGAAGCAGCTGTGACAATCCCCACACCTGAGCCCCCACCTCCTGTTGTTCCAGTAAAACACCGAACTGGCAGCTGGAAGTGCAAGGAGGGGCCCGGCCCAGGACCTGGGACCCCCAAGCGTGGAGGACAGTCTGGGCGAGGAGGCCGTGGAGGCAGGGGCCGAGGCCGAGGCGGGCTCCCCCTCGTGATCAAGTTTGTTTCAAAGGCCAAAAAAGTGAAGATGGGACAATTGTCCTTGGGACTTGAATCAGGTCAGGGTCAAGATCAACATGAGGAAAGCTGGCAGGATGCCCCTCAAGGAAGAGTTGGATCTGGACAGGGAGAGGGCCCCTGCTGGAGGAAGGAGCAGAAGCTGGAGGAGGacggagaggaggagaaagaagagaaagacaaggaggaggaggaagagaaggaagagcgAGCTGCAGCTGAGGAAGAGATGGTGCTAgctgaggaaaaggaagaggcaaAGCTGCCGTCACCACCGCTGACTCCTCCagcccctccacctccttccctcccaccccgctCAACATCTCCTCCATCCCCACTTTGCCCTCCACCACCCCCAGTGTCTCCTCCGCCCCCACCATCCCCTCCACTGCCTCCTGCCCCAGAGGAGCAGGAAGAATCCCCTCCTCCCGTGGTCCCAGCTACATGCTCCAGGAAGAGGGGCCGGCCTCCCTTGACTCCCAGCCAGCGGGCAGAACGGGAAGCTGCTCGGGCAGGGCCAGAGGGCACCTCTCCTCCCACTCCAGTCCCCAGCACCACCACAGGAGGCCCTCTGGAAGACAGCCCCACTGTGGCCCCCAAAAGTACCACCTTTCTGAAGAACATCCGGCAGTTTATTATGCCTGTGGTGAGTGCCCGCTCTTCCCGTGTCATCAAGACGCCCCGGCGATTTATGGATGAAGACCCGCCCAAACCCACAAAGGTGGAGGTCTCACCTACTCTACGGCCTCCTGTTGCCACCTCCCCACTCGCCCCCCAGGAACCAGCACCAGCCCCATCTCCACCGCGTGCCCCAACTCCTCCACCTaccccagccccactccctgAGAAGAGACGGTCCATCCTAAGGGAACCCACATTTCGCTGGACCTCACTGACCCGGgaactgccccctcctccccctgctccTCCGCCAGCCCCACCCCCGCTTCCTGCACCCGTCACTCCGTCCCGGAGGCCCCTGCTCCTTCGGGCCCCTCAGTTTACCCCAAGTGAAGCCCACCTGAAGATCTACGAATCGGTGCTTACTACTCCTCCTCTTGGGGCCCCTGAAGCCCCTGAGCCAGAGCCGCCTCCTGCCGATGACTCTCCAGCTGAGCCTGAGCCACGGGCAGTGGGCCGCACAAACCACCTCAGCTTGCCTCGATTCGCCCCTGTGGTCGCCACTCCTGTTAAGGCCGAGGTGCCGCCTCCTGGGGCTCCAGCTCCAAGCAGTGGGCAGCAGCCTCAGGCTCAGCTGCAGCCGCCTGTACAGGCCTTGCACACCCAGCTGCTGCCTCCAGCACTACCACCACAGCAGTCACAACTACAGCCGCAGTTACAGCTGCAGCCACCGCCACCGCAGCAGCCGCCACCACTGGAAAAGGCCCGGACTGCAGGCCTGGGTTCCTTACCACTGTCTGGTGTGGAGGAGAAAATGTTCAGCCTCCTCAAGAGAGCCAAGGTGCAGCTAATCAAGAtcgaccagcagcagcagcagaaggtGGCATCTTTGATGCCGGTGAGCGTGGTACTTGGGCCAGGCCCCTGCACCCAGCCTCAATTCTCTGCAACCCCTGAACCTCGTTCCCTCCCTAGACACCCTCCAGCATTGCAGGGAACCTTCAGAGCCAGTCCTTCCCCTGTCCCCCAGCTTCCTGTGTTCCTTCCCTGGCCCCATCCCTCCCCAGTGCTAGTCTCCTGGCCCCATTTTTTCTCACACTCTAGCCTCTGACCCTGTTTATTCCCCCACCAGTCAAGCCCTGGAGGGCAGATGGAGGAGGTCGTGGGGGCTGTCAAGCAGATCCCAGACAGAGGTTGTGTCAAGTCTGAAGATGAATCGATGGAAACTAAGAGAGAGAGACCGTCGGTATGGAGTGGGAAGAAGGCCCTCTGAAGAAGGCTGGTTGCGGGGCCACAAGGGGCAGCGCTCCACATGTGTTCCTGCTTTCTCCTCCCCCCAGGGCCCCGAGTCCCCTGTGCAAGGCCCCCGCATCAAACATGTCTGCCGTCATGCTGCTGTGGCCCTGGGTCAGGCCCGGGCCATGGTACCCGAAGATGTCCCCCGCCTCAGTGCTCTCCCTCTCCGGGATCGGCAGGACCTCGCCACGGAGGGTAGGGGTGGGCTTGTTGGGAAATTTGACAGCTGTGTCAAGTTTGGGGGCAAGTGAAGGCATCAAGAACCTGGGGGAATGGCAGCTGAGTCGGGTGCTTGGGGCCAGGTGGCGAGTAGGTTGGAGTGCTAGGTCTTAGCACCTAGTGTTGGGAGCACCTGGAATGGGAGCACTGTGGGAAAGTGGGGACCAGAAGGCCAGTTGAATGGGATCTAGGGGAGGTTAGGGAAATGAGGTAGAACTCCTGGTGGCTTTGTGGCTCCATCCCGGCCTCTCCGCTGCACTAGATACGTCGTCAGCATCTGAGACTGAGAGCGTCCCATCTCGGTCCCGGCGGGGCAAAGTGGAGCCAGCAGGACCTGGGGGAGACTCAGAGCCTGCGGGGTCTGGAGGAACCCTGGCACATGCACCCCGGCGCTCACTGCCCTCCCATCATGGCAAGAAGATGCGGATGGCACGGTGTGGACACTGTCGGGGCTGCCTGCGTGTGCAGGACTGTGGGTCCTGTGTCAACTGCCTGGACAAGCCCAAGTTTGGGGGCCCCAACACCAAGAAGCAGTGCTGTGTGTGAGTAGCTGGGGTGCAGCCTGCATTCCCACCCATGGTTGTCAGTTACCCAGGCCTCCTGCCCCAGCAGAGCAGTGGGATTGGCATCCTTGTGGAGAGCTTCCTCTCTTCCCCCAGACCACCAGTCCCCTACCCTGGTGACGTGCTGCTCCCCTCCCCAGATACCGGAAGTGTGACAAGATAGAGGCTCGGAAGATGGAACGGCTGGCCAAAAAAGGTAACGAGGTTTGAGGAGCACTTCTTTACACAATCTTACTGAGATTCGTGGTACGGAGGAAACCATGTCTTCTTTGCTCTCCTTCCCATATCTTTGCAGTCCaccacctttcttttcttttccatcgtGTGCTTGTTTGCTTCTGCCCCACTTTTTTCTGGCTTTTCTCCATCCCAGTGTCCCATGTCCCTGGCTGAGCTCAGATCCTACTAAGTCCCCTGTTCCCACAGGCCGGACGATAGTGAAGACGCTGTTGCCCTGGGATTCCGATGAATCTCCTGAGGCCTCCCCTGGTCCTCCAGGCCCACGCCGGGGGGCGGGAGCTGGGGGGCCCCGGGAGGAGGTGGTGGCCCCCCCGGGGCCCGAGGAGCAGGACTCCCTCCTACTGCAGCGCAAGTCAGCCCGGCGCTGCGTCAAACAGCGACCCTCCTATGATATCTTCGAGGACTCGGATGACTCAGAGCCCGGGGGTCCCCCTGCTCCTCGGCGTCGGACCCCCCGAGAGAATGGTGCGAATTGTTTGTTGCTTCCTCTGTCGGTCAGTTCTGTGTCTTTTGTGTGGAAGGGTCAGGACTCCCAGACCCAGGGCTTTGTCGGTCTCAGTGTAGAGAAGGGGAATGGTTTTAGTGGACAGGGAGGACGGGTGCAGGGTGCAGGAGGTTTTCAGTAGCCTGCTGAACAAGGCCCAAGTCATCCTAGTGGACCTTGTCTAGTTAAAGAAGGCCCTAGGGATCCAGGTAACAATTGGGGGTTGtagaggagggggaatggggcAGAGAAGAGGGGGAAACCTCACCGCTCACGTGTCTTGCCTAGAGCTGCCAGTACCAGAACCAGAGGAGCAGAGTCGGCCCCGCAAACCCACCCTGCAGCCTGTGTTGCAGCTCAAGGCCCGAAGGCGCCTGGACAAGGTCAGCATAGCCCCACACCAAGAACCCCAAGTCCTGTGGAAGGCATGGCTCCATCCCAAGGAGCTTCCTGGCAAGTCAGGGTAACAGGCTCACTTGAGTGCCGTGGCGTGTCCACGCCAGAGGACAGGTCCTGAGGGGGTGAAGCAGGCCTGTCCTTCTGGAAGGCCAAGTAGGATCTGGGCAAAAGGTAGGGTTGGGTAGGCTGGAGGAGAGGGCGGTGAGGAGAAAAGTTGGTAAAGGGTGGGGCTGGCAGCACTCTGAGCACCACCATCCTCCCTAGGATGCTTTGGCCCCTGGCCCTTTTGTCTCTTTTCCCAATGGCTGGACTGGAAAACAAAAGTCCCCTGATGGCGTGCACCGGGTTCGTGTGGATTTTAAGGTATGGCACGGAGCAGGGGAGGGTGGCGGGGACTACGGTGGGAAGAAACTTGTTGATTATGAGTGAGAAACCAGGGCTTTAAGGTTGGGTCTGGCTTGTGTTCCTGGCTGCTCTCTGATCCCTTGTCTTCTTTTCCCTCAGGAGGATTGTGATCTGGAGAACGTGTGGCTGATGGGCGGCCTGAGCGTACTCACCTCTGTGCCAGGGGGCCCACCGATGGTGTGCTTGCTGTGTGCCAGCAAAGGCCTGCATGAGGTTGGACCCCTGCCTTTTTTCACAGCCCCCCAAGTCTGGTTTCTTGGGCCCTCTCCACAGGGTCACATTCCCTGGCCTCCTGGCCTCACACTCTGCCCGTCATTCCGTCTCCCCGCCCCAGCTGGTGTTCTGCCAAGTCTGCTGTGACCCTTTCCACCCATTCTGCCTGGAGGAGGCTGAGCGGCCCCTGCCCCAACATCATGACACTTGGTGCTGCCGCCGCTGCAAGTTCTGCCATGTCTGTGGGCGCAAAGGCCGGGGATCCAAGGTTTGGGCACGAGGGCCATGGCAGTGGAGGCATGAAAGAGAAGGGGTGTCCCTGTGCCAGTAGGTTCTGCCATTGCTGTCTTTCTCCAACATCCAACAGCACCTCCTGGAGTGCGAGCGCTGCCGCCATGCTTACCACCCAGCCTGCCTGGGGCCCAGCTACCCAACCCGGGCCACACGCAAACGGCGCCACTGGGTGAGAGATGAGGCCCCCACCCCTTACTTTGGAGTTCTGATTAATGCCGCACACCACCCCCAGACTTGCTCTAGGCCAGGGCTctcaggaggaggggaagggtggaggtCCTTCTGAGACTTTGATAAACATCACACGTCCTCTTCAACAGTTTCACGTAGACAAGATTTATGTGCAGAATTTGTATGTAACGGTTTTACGGGCTCATGTATTCCATGGCCCCCAGCTCACAGCCCCCTCCTGCTCTAGCCTAACCTCTTCTGTCTCACTCTACCGATCTCCCCAGTTCATTTCTCTCCTGCCCTGCTTCTTTTCTTCtcgcttcctcctcctcttcacctCTCCTGCACACCTTTTCTCCTCTTACCCATCCTTCCTTATCTGTCTCCTGCCTTCTCTTTGCCCATCCCCCCTTCGCACTGCTCCAGCCCGGTGTCTGGCTTTCCCCCTAATGTCGCCCTGCCCTCCCAGATCTGCTCAGCCTGCGTGCGTTGTAAGAGCTGTGGGGCGACTCCAGGCAAGAACTGGGACGTCGAGTGGTCGGGAGATTACAGCCTCTGCCCCAGGTGCACCCAGCTCTATGAGAAAGGTGGGGACCTGGCAGGGGACCGGGGCCCCGGGGGCCACCGGGGAGTGGGCCAGGTTCCTAGACAAGCAGTTGGAACAGATAACTCTTCTCTAGTGGCTTTCTACTCTCTTCTAACTTTGGAGCCTTTCCTTCCACTCAGAGTACTCTCCCGCTGAGGGCAGTGGCAGTGGGAGTGGAGGGCCTGGAGCCCACCCTTGTGGTGGTCCCTGAGATACCTCCTGGAACCTCAAGTCTCCACTGAGCTCTTTGAAGACCTGGGCTTCCTCATTTACTCAGGCAGCATGTTTAGCAAAGCTCTTTCCTTTGTGAGGTCTTGGAGCTGCAGAGTTAGAAAAGCAGCCTTATCCTCAGCCAGCTTTTGGGGAGCGGTAGGGACCCAAGTGGGGCATGACagaggcagctcatgcagcagtCAGGGGATGGCTGGCCTCTGGGCAGGGACTCTGAGCGGCACCTAGTGGCACCAGCCCCTCTGActtgtctcttcctccctctcgcTCCAGGAAACTACTGCCCGATCTGCACACGCTGCTATGAAGACAACGACTACGAGAGCAAGATGATGCAGTGCGCCCAGTGTGACCACTGGGTGCACGCGAAGTGTGAGGGGCTCTCAGGTGAGTGGGTGGATTACCTGGGGGCTGGCCTCAGTCCTTTGGGGATCCCTGTTCTACCTTCCACCACAGGCCCTCAGGGGACAGGGCTAAATGTTCTTGGTGATCTGGGGGCTACTGAGAGCCCTCACATCTCCctaaaccattttttcctttcctacccTGTCTGTTCTAGATGAAGACTATGAGATCCTTTCGGGGCTGCCAGACTCGGTGCTGTATACCTGTGGGCCGTGTGCTGGGGCCACGCACCCCCGCTGGCGAGAGGCCCTGAGTGGGGCCCTGCAGGGGGGCCTGCGCCAGGTGCTCCAGGGCCTGCTGAGCTCCAAGGTGGCAGGCCCACTGCTGCTGTGCACCCAGGTCTGGGGCCCCAGGTGGCAGGACGGGGTGGGCCTAGGCCCAGCACGAGCCCTGCTGACTTCCCCTCTTTGCAGTGTGGGCAGGATGGAAAGCAGCTGCACCCAGGGCCCTGTGATCTGCACGCTGTGAGCCAGCGCTTTGAGGAAGGCCACTACAAGTCCGTGGTGAGTGGGACACTGAGAGGAACAGGTGGGTGCCAGGAGGAGAGGGTTGGGGTCGAGGCTCGAGTCCTGACAAACCCCCTTACAGCACAGCTTCATGGAGGATGTGGTGGGCATCCTGATGAGGCACTCGGAAGAAGGAGAGACGCCGGAGCGCCGGGCTGGAGGCCAGACGAAGGGGCTCCTACTGAAGGTGAGCTCTTTGGGGGATGCCTGGAGGGTAGCTAGCGtggtagtggggaggagagagtggGTCCTTCAGACCCTGCCCCTGCCAGCTCTCCTGGGGAAGCCAATTCTTCTCATCCTGTTAACCTGCTCCCCAGCTGCTAGAGTCTGCGTTCGGCTGGTTCGACGCCCACGACCCCAAGTACTGGCGACGGAGTACCCGGCTGCCCAAGTGAGCAAGGCTGGGTAGCAGGAGGGGAACCAGGGAGTGAGGGCAAAGGCAAGGGCACCTAGGAGTCCAGGGTCAAGCTGGACTGAGACGAGGAGCCAGGGTTAGGGTCTGGAGGGTGGTGGAGCCAGCATGAGAGTCCCTAGTGGCTCTAGACGAGCAGAGACTCAGATTGTGTAGTTAACTCTCACTTCGGTTCTACTTTATGCAAGGCGGTGTTGGGGACAGCAGTGGGCGAGCCATGTTTGGGAGGGTGGGCAGGCACTGATGACCCAGACAGGGCGCTGATGGGGAGACCCAGGGgctgtgggagcccagaggaggcgCCTGCCTAGGAGCCTAGGGCCTGAGGCTTCCCGGAGAGGTGACATCCAAGCTGAGAAGTGGAGGAAAAGTATTCCGGGCATGAGGAACAGTGTTTCGTGGGCCAAAGGTGGCATGAGAGAGCCTGGCTTGTTTGGGAGACTGAGAGAAATTCTACGTAGAGAGAGGACAGAGAGTGTCACGGCATGTTCAGGCTGATACTGTGGGTGGGCCCCAGTGCAGCCCCCACCCCCCGTTAAAAGGCGTGTCAGAGGCTG encodes:
- the KMT2B gene encoding histone-lysine N-methyltransferase 2B isoform X1 produces the protein MAAAAGGGSCPGPGSARGRFPGRPRGSGGGGGRGGRGSGAERVRVALRRGGGAAGPGGAEPGEDTALLRLLGLRRGLRRLRRLWAGPRIQRGRGRGRGRGWAWGPSRDCLLEEESSDGESDDEEFQGFHSDEDVAPSSLRSALRSQRGRAPRGRGRKHKTTPLPPPRLADVAPTPPKTPARKRGEEGTERMVQALTELLRRAQAPPAPRSRACESSTPRRSRGRPPGRSAGPCRKKQQAVVVAEAAVTIPTPEPPPPVVPVKHRTGSWKCKEGPGPGPGTPKRGGQSGRGGRGGRGRGRGGLPLVIKFVSKAKKVKMGQLSLGLESGQGQDQHEESWQDAPQGRVGSGQGEGPCWRKEQKLEEDGEEEKEEKDKEEEEEKEERAAAEEEMVLAEEKEEAKLPSPPLTPPAPPPPSLPPRSTSPPSPLCPPPPPVSPPPPPSPPLPPAPEEQEESPPPVVPATCSRKRGRPPLTPSQRAEREAARAGPEGTSPPTPVPSTTTGGPLEDSPTVAPKSTTFLKNIRQFIMPVVSARSSRVIKTPRRFMDEDPPKPTKVEVSPTLRPPVATSPLAPQEPAPAPSPPRAPTPPPTPAPLPEKRRSILREPTFRWTSLTRELPPPPPAPPPAPPPLPAPVTPSRRPLLLRAPQFTPSEAHLKIYESVLTTPPLGAPEAPEPEPPPADDSPAEPEPRAVGRTNHLSLPRFAPVVATPVKAEVPPPGAPAPSSGQQPQAQLQPPVQALHTQLLPPALPPQQSQLQPQLQLQPPPPQQPPPLEKARTAGLGSLPLSGVEEKMFSLLKRAKVQLIKIDQQQQQKVASLMPSSPGGQMEEVVGAVKQIPDRGCVKSEDESMETKRERPSGPESPVQGPRIKHVCRHAAVALGQARAMVPEDVPRLSALPLRDRQDLATEDTSSASETESVPSRSRRGKVEPAGPGGDSEPAGSGGTLAHAPRRSLPSHHGKKMRMARCGHCRGCLRVQDCGSCVNCLDKPKFGGPNTKKQCCVYRKCDKIEARKMERLAKKGRTIVKTLLPWDSDESPEASPGPPGPRRGAGAGGPREEVVAPPGPEEQDSLLLQRKSARRCVKQRPSYDIFEDSDDSEPGGPPAPRRRTPRENELPVPEPEEQSRPRKPTLQPVLQLKARRRLDKDALAPGPFVSFPNGWTGKQKSPDGVHRVRVDFKEDCDLENVWLMGGLSVLTSVPGGPPMVCLLCASKGLHELVFCQVCCDPFHPFCLEEAERPLPQHHDTWCCRRCKFCHVCGRKGRGSKHLLECERCRHAYHPACLGPSYPTRATRKRRHWICSACVRCKSCGATPGKNWDVEWSGDYSLCPRCTQLYEKGNYCPICTRCYEDNDYESKMMQCAQCDHWVHAKCEGLSDEDYEILSGLPDSVLYTCGPCAGATHPRWREALSGALQGGLRQVLQGLLSSKVAGPLLLCTQCGQDGKQLHPGPCDLHAVSQRFEEGHYKSVHSFMEDVVGILMRHSEEGETPERRAGGQTKGLLLKLLESAFGWFDAHDPKYWRRSTRLPNGVLPNAVLPPSLDHVYAQWRQQEPETPESGQPPGDPSTAFQGKDSAAFSHLEDPRQCALCLKYGDADSKEAGRLLYIGQNEWTHVNCAIWSAEVFEENDGSLKNVHAAVARGRQMRCELCLKPGATVGCCLSSCLSNFHFMCARASYCIFQDDKKVFCQKHTDLLDGKEIVTPDGFDVLRRVYVDFEGINFKRKFLTGLEPDAINVLIGSIRIDSLGTLSDLSDCEGRLFPIGYQCSRLYWSTVDARRRCWYRCRILEYRPWGPREEPVHLEAAEENQTIVHSPAPSSEPPDHVDPPPDTGALIPRAPEHHSPVESQEPPLRPDPSSAPPPAPRSFSGARIKVPNYSPSRRPLGGVSFGPLPSPGSPSSLTHHIPTVGDPDFPAPPRRSRRPSPLASRLPPSRRASPPLRTSPQLRVPPPTSVVRALTPTSGELAPPGRAPSPPPPPEDLGPDFEDMEVVSGLSAADLDFAASLLGTEPFQEEIVAAGAVGSSHGGPGDSSEEEASPTPRYVHFPVTVVSGPALAPGALPGAPRIEQLDGVDDGTDSEAEAVQQPRGQGTPPSGPGAGRAGVIGAAGDRARPPEDLPSEIVDFVLKNLGGPGEGGAGPREEPLPPAPPLANGSQPPQGLPPSPADPTRTFAWLPGAPGVRVLSLGPAPEPPKPATSKIILVNKLGQVFVKMAGEGEPVSPPVKQPPLPPPIPPTAPASWTLPPGPLLGVLPVVGVVRPAPPPPPPPLTLVLSGGPPSPPRQAIRVKRVSTFSGRSPPAPPPSKTPRLEEDGESSEDPPQGPGLCGSGFSRVRMKTPTVRGVLDLDDPGEPTWGESPRPLQDRSPLLPLPEGAPPRAPDGPPDLLLESQWHHYSGEASSSEEEPPSPEDKENQAPKRAGPHLRFEISSEDGFSVEAESLEGAWRILIEKVQEARGHARLRHLSFSGMSGARLLGIHHDAVIFLAEQLPGAQRCQHYKFRYHQQGEGQEEPPLNPHGAARAEVYLRKCTFDMFNFLASQHRVLPEGATCDEEEDEVQLRSTRRATSLELPMAMRFRHLKKTSKEAVGVYRSAIHGRGLFCKRNIDAGEMVIEYSGIVIRSVLTDKREKFYDGKGIGCYMFRMDDFDVVDATMHGNAARFINHSCEPNCFSRVIHVEGQKHIVIFALRRILRGEELTYDYKFPIEDASNKLPCNCGAKRCRRFLN